In Rhea pennata isolate bPtePen1 chromosome 34, bPtePen1.pri, whole genome shotgun sequence, one genomic interval encodes:
- the LOC134152838 gene encoding uncharacterized protein LOC134152838 has translation MAGDVVYADLELAGRRSAPAQRQRAPAPCPRRHRLLLRLACLGHFILLVLVAALSVQDLIPAGGRFGFTRARGAGRGPVFGEVLGWEFWGGGGDAPQASRGGSRLVLQPAEPALRGRPAVILLRGAGGGAGGAGGDGAGGGSAGGGGGGAGGGGGGGDGTGGTGGGGAGGAGGGASGGGDGAGSSGAAGGGGGGAGGGGGTGGTGAGGGGGGGAGAGGGAGGGAGGGAAGGRGAAGAGGGAGAGGGKAFAARRAAGGGKVLVLVVLVVVVAALVVLVVVVLLVVGVLLVVGVLVVVLVLVVLLVVLVVVVVAALVVLVVVVLLVVGVLLVVGVLVVVLVLVVLLVVLVVVVLVVVLVVVVLVVLAVVVLVGVVVLVVGVVVVVLLVVVLVVVLVVVVLVVVVLVVVVVVVVVLVVLVLLVVVLVVVLVVLVLVVVVLVVVGVLVVVVLAVVVLVVVVLVGVLVVVLVVVVLVVVVVLAVVVLVVLVVVVLVVVVVLAVVVLVVLVGVLVVVVVVVVLVVVVVVVVLVVVVVLVVVVLVVVLVVGVLVVVVLVVVLVVGVLVVVVLVVLVEKPLQHEELLGGGEGPIYGPHPPPHGPPRPPTAPPEPRPPFAAAPAGCSGCQLCPAAWLRHRCACYWVSQRFGTWLEGKEHCEGEGSQLLVLRDRTELEGVQEIVRSSKPVWIGLRSSGRRWKWVDDSALNTDELHFPEASENGCGTAKHGMLENEICDGEHEWVCQKKPFQLTAGTLENQEKCNATV, from the exons ATGGCCGGGGACGTCGTCTACGCCGACCTGGAGCTCGCCGGACGCCGCTCTGCTCCCGCGCAGCGGCAGCGCG CTCCGGCCCCGTGCCCGCGCCGGCACCGGCTCCTGCTGCGTCTCGCCTGCTTGGGGCATTTCatcctgctggtgctggtggcgGCGCTCAGCGTCCAGG ACCTCATCCCGGCCGGGGGCCGCTTCGGGTTCacccgggcgcggggcgcggggcgggggccggtCTTCGGGGAGGTGCTGGGGTGGgagttttgggggggggggggagacgcCCCCCAAGCGAGCCGAGGAGGTTCTCGCCTCGTCCTCCAGCCCGCCGAGCCGGCGCTGCGTGGTCGCCCCGCCGTAATTCTCCTCCGAGGTGCTGGtgggggtgctggtggtgctggtggtgatggtgctggtggtggtagtgctggtggtggtggtggtggtgctggtggtggtggtggtggtggtgacgGCACTGGTGgtactggtggtggtggtgctggtggtgctggtggtggtgctagtggtggtggtgatggtgctGGCAGTagtggtgctgctggtggtggtggtggtggtgctggtggtggtggcggcaCTGGTGGTactggtgctggtggtgggggtggtggtggtgctggtgctggtgggggtgctggtggtggtgctggtggtggtgctgctggtggtaggggtgctgctggtgctggtggtggtgctggtgctggtggtggaAAAGCCTTTGCAGCACGAAGAgctgctgggggggggaaggtgctggtgctggtggtgctggtggtggtggtggcggcactggtggtgctggtggtggtggtgctgctggtggtaggggtgctgctggtggtaggggtgctggtggtggtgctggtgctggtggtgctgctggtggtgctggtggtggtggtggtggcggcactggtggtgctggtggtggtggtgctgctggtggtaggggtgctgctggtggtaggggtgctggtggtggtgctggtgctggtggtgctgctggtggtgctggtggtggtggtgctggtggtggttctggtggtggtggtgctggtggtgctggcggtggtggtgctggtgggggtggtggtgctggtggtgggggtggtggtggtggtgctgctggtggtggtgctggtggtggttctggtggtggtggtgctggtggtggtggtgctggtggtggtggtggtggtggtggtggtgctggtggtactggtgctgctggtggtggtgctggtggtggttctggtggtgctggtgctggtggtggtggtgctggtggtggtgggggtgctggtggtggtggtgctggcggtggtggtgctggtggtggtggtgctggtgggggtgctggtggtggtgctggtggtggtggtgctggtggtggtggtggtgctggcagtggtggtgctggtggtgctggtggtggtggtgctggtggtggtggtggtgctggcagtggtggtgctggtggtgctggtgggggtgctggtggtggtggtggtggtggtggtgctggtggtggtggtggtggtggtggtgctggtggtggtggtggtgctggtggtggtggtgctggtggtggttctGGTGGtgggggtgctggtggtggtggtgctggtggtggttctGGTGGtgggggtgctggtggtggtggtgctggtggtgctggtggaaAAGCCTTTGCAGCACGAagagttgctgggggggggggaaggtccCATTTACggcccccaccccccaccccacggccccccacggccccccacggccccccccgAGCCCCGCCCGCCCTTCGCCGCCGCCCCCGCAGGCTGCTCCGGCTGCCAGCTCTGCCCGGCGGCCTGGCTGCGGCACCGCTGCGCCTGCTACTGGGTTTCCCAGCGTTTCGGCACCTGGCTGGAGGGCAAAGAGCACTGCGAAGGAGAAGGCTCCCAGCTCCTGGTGCTGCGGGACAGGACCGAACTG GAGGGCGTCCAGGAGATCGTGAGAAGCAGCAAACCCGTGTGGATCGGCTTAAGGTCGTCGGGGAGGAGGTGGAAGTGGGTGGACGACTCGGCCCTCAACACGGACGA GTTGCATTTCCCGGAGGCGTCGGAGAACGGCTGCGGGACTGCGAAACACGGGATGCTGGAGAACGAGATCTGCGACGGCGAACACGAGTGGGTTTGCCAGAAAAAACCTTTCCAGCTCACCGCGGGGACGCTGGAAAACCAGGAGAAATGCAACGCCACCGTCTGA
- the LOC134152887 gene encoding C-type lectin domain family 2 member D-like yields the protein MGKGCQERKAVEEGEIFDSPENTEKPSEWGESVSSKAERKRTSSRRTLVIMLIFLVLIGALIGLSVSVAMSSLSSPGFSYVCPDTWLGFRGKCYYFSINESDWHSSQKSCEAVGASLADVSSEDELIFIKRYKGPANHWFGLRKEGDESWRWTNGTAFNNWFEVRGGGRCAYINEKRVSSSLCRTSKNWVCSRPDSYVLWKGNKNP from the exons ATGGGGAAAGGCTGCCAAGAGAGGAAGGCCGTAGAAGAAGGAGAAATTTTCGACTCTCCGGAAAATACGGAGAAACCGAGCGAATGGG GTGAATCAGTGTCcagcaaggcagaaaggaaaCGCACCTCCTCACGACGTACTTTGGTCATCATGTTGATCTTCTTGGTGCTCATCGGGGCGTTGATAGGCTTGAGCG tgtCCGTGGCGATGTCCTCCTTGTCTTCCCCTGGCTTCTCCTACGTGTGTCCCGATACCTGGTTGGGTTTCCGAGGAAAATGCTACTACTTCTCCATCAACGAGAGCGACTGGCACTCCAGCCAGAAGAGCTGCGAGGCCGTCGGCGCTTCGCTGGCCGACGTCAGCAGCGAGGACGAATTG ATCTTCATCAAGCGTTACAAGGGTCCGGCTAACCACTGGTTCGGGCTGAGGAAGGAGGGCGACGAGAGCTGGAGGTGGACTAACGGCACAGCTTTCAACAACTG GTTCGAGGTGAGAGGAGGAGGACGGTGCGCGTACATCAACGAGAAGAGGGTGAGCTCCTCCCTGTGCCGCACGAGCAAGAACTGGGTCTGCAGCAGACCCGACAGCTACGTCCTctggaaaggaaataagaacCCGTGA